From the genome of Clupea harengus unplaced genomic scaffold, Ch_v2.0.2, whole genome shotgun sequence, one region includes:
- the LOC122130372 gene encoding uncharacterized protein LOC122130372, producing MPQRGVQKRSLFEPSPEDESELSTPSTDVSLASTILLPESDDGNDELSPDQDSRKTQARHYKTLSTMYSRPNSKPNQCDVAQILNLEFEARRAFIDSDAIRKEDRAAKVMDAYPCFKDPRHAIDELGRILGGTNKRYIDETKNRWENFCANVQLYGLWKKVLKKPFPIDTYGAEFTIALLQSLPSLFPSPKLPPKRLGNASEALIHVLQGNEDPNKYLETRPLSSPVLLYDGTVCILAIGEVPVSPLENAFDGMITLMAYYYAFNLTYPKCIATLLSNSDRGSF from the exons ATGCCACAACGGGGGGTACAGAAGAGGTCACTCTTTGAACCGAGTCCAGAAGATGAGAGTGAACTTTCAACTCCTTCAACCGATGTGTCATTAGCTTCAACTATATTACTGCCTGAGAGCGATGATGGCAACGATGAGCTCAGTCCAG ACCAGGACAGCCGCAAAACCCAAGCAAGGCACTATAAGACCTTAAGTACCATGTACAGCAGACCTAACTCCAAGCCGAACCAATGTGATGTTGCTCAGATTTTGAATTTGGAGTTTGAGGCCAGACGGGCCTTCATCGATTCCGACGCAATAAGGAAAGAAGACAGGGCCGCCAAGGTCATGGATGCGTATCCATGTTTTAAAGATCCTAGACAT GCAATCGATGAGCTTGGGCGTATCTTGGGTGGCACCAACAAAAGATACATCGATGAGACCAAGAACAGATGGGAAAACTTCTGTGCCAATGTGCAGTTATATGGTCTGTGGAAGAAGGTCCTAAAAAAACCCTTTCCTATTGATACGTATGGAG CGGAGTTTACCATTGCCCTTCTGCAATCActaccctctctcttcccatcaccAAAACTGCCACCAAAACGTCTTGGAAATGCCAGTGAGGCTCTCATCCATGTTCTCCAG GGAAACGAGGATCCCAACAAATACCTGGAGACGCGTCCACTGTCGTCCCCAGTCCTTTTGTACGATGGCACTGTGTGCATTCTCGCCATTGGTGAGGTTCCTGTTAGCCCCCTGGAAAACGCATTCGATGGCATGATCACACTGATGGCGTACTACTATGCCTTTAATTTAACGTACCCAAAATGCATTGCAACACTTTTGTCTAATTCAGACAGAGGTTCTTTCTGA